One stretch of Macaca nemestrina isolate mMacNem1 chromosome 17, mMacNem.hap1, whole genome shotgun sequence DNA includes these proteins:
- the LOC105469022 gene encoding axin-2 isoform X1, whose product MSSAMLVTRLPDPSSSFREDAPRPPVPGEEGETPPCQLGVGKGQVTKPVPVSSNTRRNEDGLGEPEGRASPDSPLTRWTKSLHSLLGDQDGAYLFRTFLEREKCVDTLDFWFACNGFRQMNLKDAKTLRVAKAIYKRYIENNSIVSKQLKPATKTYIRDGIKKQQIDSIMFDQAQTEIQSVMEENAYQMFLTSDIYLEYVRSGGENTAYMSNGGLGSLKVVCGYLPTLNEEEEWTCADFKCKLSPTVVGLSSKTLRATASVRSTETVDSGYRSFKRSDPVNPYHVGSGYVFAPATSANDSEISSDALTDDSMSMTDSSVDGIPPYRVGSKKQLQREMHRSVKANGQVSLPHFPRTHRLPKEMTPVEPATFAAELISRLEKLKLELESRHSLEERLQQIREDEEKEGSELTLNSREGAPTQHPLSLLPSGSYEEDPQTILDDHLSRVLKTPGCQSPGVGRYSPRSRSPDHHHHHHHSQYHSLLPPGGKLPPAAASPGACPLLGGKGFVTKQTTKHVHHHYIHHHAVPKTKEEIEAEATQRVHCFCPGGPEYYCYSKCKSHPKALETMPGEQFGGSRGSTLPKRNGKGTEPGLALPAREGGAPGGAGAMQLPREEGDRSQDVWQWMLESERQSKPKPHSAQSTKKAYPLESARSSPGERASRHHLWGGNSAHPRTTPRAHLFTQDPAMPPLTPPNTLAQLEEACRRLAEVSKPPKQRCCVASQQRDRNHSATVQAGATPFSNPSLAPEDHKEPKKLAGVHALQASELVVTYFFCGEEIPYRRMLKAQSLTLGHFKEQLSKKGNYRYYFKKASDEFACGAVFEEIWEDETVLPMYEGRILGKVERID is encoded by the exons ATGAGTAGCGCTATGTTGGTGACTCGCCTCCCGGACCCCAGCAGCAGCTTCCGTGAGGATGCCCCGCGGCCCCCAGTGCCAGGGGAAGAAGGGGAGACCCCACCGTGTCAGCTAGGGGTGGGCAAGGGCCAGGTCACCAAACCTGTGCCTGTCTCTTCCAACACCAGGCGGAACGAAGACGGGTTGGGGGAGCCGGAGGGGCGGGCATCTCCGGATTCCCCTCTGACCCGGTGGACCAAGTCCTTACACTCCTTGTTGGGCGATCAAGACGGTGCTTACCTGTTCCGGACTTTCCTGGAGAGGGAGAAATGCGTGGATACCTTAGACTTCTGGTTTGCCTGCAATGGCTTCAGGCAGATGAACCTGAAGGATGCCAAAACTTTACGAGTAGCCAAAGCGATCTACAAAAGGTACATTGAGAACAACAGCATTGTCTCCAAGCAGCTGAAGCCTGCCACCAAGACCTACATAAGAGATGGCATCAAGAAGCAGCAGATTGATTCCATCATGTTTGACCAGGCGCAGACCGAGATCCAGTCGGTGATGGAGGAAAATGCCTACCAGATGTTTTTGACTTCTGATATATACCTCGAATATGTGAGGAGTGGGGGAGAAAACACAGCTTACATGAGTAATGGGGGACTCGGGAGCCTAAAGGTCGTGTGTGGCTATCTCCCCACCTTGAATGAAGAAGAGGAGTGGACTTGTGCCGACTTCAAGTGCAAACTTTCGCCAACTGTGGTTGGCTTGTCCAGCAAAACTCTGAGGGCGACGGCGAGTGTGAGGTCCACGGAAACTGTTGACAGTGGATACAG GTCCTTCAAGAGGAGCGATCCTGTTAATCCTTATCATGTAGGTTCCGGCTATGTCTTTGCACCAGCCACCAGTGCCAACGACAGTGAGATATCCAGCGATGCGCTGACGGATGATTCCATGTCCATGACGGACAGCAGTGT AGATGGAATTCCTCCTTATCGTGTGGGGAGTAAGAAACAGCTCCAGAGAGAAATGCATCGCAGTGTGAAGGCCAATGGTCAAGTGTCTCTACCTCATTTCCCG AGAACCCACCGCCTGCCCAAGGAGATGACCCCCGTGGAACCCGCCACCTTTGCGGCTGAGCTGATCTCGAGGCTGGAGAAGCTGAAGCTGGAGTTGGAGAGCCGCCACAGCCTGGAGGAGCGCTTGCAGCAGATCCGAGAG GATGAAGAGAAGGAGGGCTCCGAGCTCACACTCAATTCTCGGGAGGGGGCGCCCACGCAGCACCCCCTCTCCCTACTGCCCTCCGGCAGCTACGAGGAAGACCCGCAGACGATACTGGACGATCACCTGTCCAGGGTCCTGAAGACCCCTGGCTGCCAGTCCCCGGGCGTAGGCCGCTATAGCCCCCGCTCCCGCTCTCcggaccaccaccaccaccaccaccattcgCAGTACCACTCCCTGCTCCCGCCCGGTGGCAAGCTGCCTCCCGCGGCCGCCTCACCGGGCGCTTGTCCCCTCCTCGGGGGCAAGGGCTTTGTGACCAAGCAGACGACGAAGCATGTCCACCACCACTACATCCACCACCACGCCGTCCCCAAGACCAAGGAGGAGATCGAGGCGGAGGCCACGCAGCGGGTGCACTGCTTCTGCCCTGGGGGCCCGGAGTATTACTGCTACTCGAAATGCAAAAGCCACCCCAAGGCCCTGGAAACCATGCCCGGCGAGCAGTTTGG CGGCAGCAGAGGCAGTACCTTGCCCAAACGCAATGGGAAAGGCACGGAGCCGGGCCTGGCCCTGCCCGCCAGGGAAGGAGGGGCCCCCGGCGGAGCTGGGGCCATGCAACTTCCCCGGGAGGAAGGAGACAGGTCGCAGGATGTCTGGCAGTGGATGCTGGAGAGTGAGCGGCAGAGCAAGCCCAAGCCCCATAG TGCCCAAAGCACAAAAAAGGCCTACCCCTTGGAGTCTGCCCGCTCGTCTCCAGGCGAACGAGCCAGCCGGCACCATCTGTGGGGGGGCAACAGCGCGCACCCCCGCACCACCCCCCGTGCCCACCTGTTCACCCAGGACCCTGCGATGCCTCCCCTGACGCCACCCAACACGCTGGCTCAGCTGGAGGAGGCCTGTCGCAGGCTGGCTGAGGTGTCAAAGCCCCCAAAGCAGCG GTGCTGTGTGGCCAGTCAGCAGAGGGACAGGAATCACTCAGCCACTGTTCAGGCGGGAGCCACGCCCTTCTCCAATCCAAGCCTGGCTCCAGAAGA TCACAAAGAGCCAAAGAAACTGGCAGGTGTCCATGCGCTCCAGGCCAGTGAGTTGGTTGTCACTTACTTTTTCTGTGGGGAAGAAATTCCATACCGGAGGATGCTGAAGGCTCAGAGCTTGACCCTGGGCCACTTTAAAGAGCAGCTCAGCAAAAAGGGAAATTATAG
- the LOC105469022 gene encoding axin-2 isoform X3, translating into MSSAMLVTRLPDPSSSFREDAPRPPVPGEEGETPPCQLGVGKGQVTKPVPVSSNTRRNEDGLGEPEGRASPDSPLTRWTKSLHSLLGDQDGAYLFRTFLEREKCVDTLDFWFACNGFRQMNLKDAKTLRVAKAIYKRYIENNSIVSKQLKPATKTYIRDGIKKQQIDSIMFDQAQTEIQSVMEENAYQMFLTSDIYLEYVRSGGENTAYMSNGGLGSLKVVCGYLPTLNEEEEWTCADFKCKLSPTVVGLSSKTLRATASVRSTETVDSGYRSFKRSDPVNPYHVGSGYVFAPATSANDSEISSDALTDDSMSMTDSSVDGIPPYRVGSKKQLQREMHRSVKANGQVSLPHFPRTHRLPKEMTPVEPATFAAELISRLEKLKLELESRHSLEERLQQIREDEEKEGSELTLNSREGAPTQHPLSLLPSGSYEEDPQTILDDHLSRVLKTPGCQSPGVGRYSPRSRSPDHHHHHHHSQYHSLLPPGGKLPPAAASPGACPLLGGKGFVTKQTTKHVHHHYIHHHAVPKTKEEIEAEATQRVHCFCPGGPEYYCYSKCKSHPKALETMPGEQFGAQSTKKAYPLESARSSPGERASRHHLWGGNSAHPRTTPRAHLFTQDPAMPPLTPPNTLAQLEEACRRLAEVSKPPKQRCCVASQQRDRNHSATVQAGATPFSNPSLAPEDHKEPKKLAGVHALQASELVVTYFFCGEEIPYRRMLKAQSLTLGHFKEQLSKKGNYRYYFKKASDEFACGAVFEEIWEDETVLPMYEGRILGKVERID; encoded by the exons ATGAGTAGCGCTATGTTGGTGACTCGCCTCCCGGACCCCAGCAGCAGCTTCCGTGAGGATGCCCCGCGGCCCCCAGTGCCAGGGGAAGAAGGGGAGACCCCACCGTGTCAGCTAGGGGTGGGCAAGGGCCAGGTCACCAAACCTGTGCCTGTCTCTTCCAACACCAGGCGGAACGAAGACGGGTTGGGGGAGCCGGAGGGGCGGGCATCTCCGGATTCCCCTCTGACCCGGTGGACCAAGTCCTTACACTCCTTGTTGGGCGATCAAGACGGTGCTTACCTGTTCCGGACTTTCCTGGAGAGGGAGAAATGCGTGGATACCTTAGACTTCTGGTTTGCCTGCAATGGCTTCAGGCAGATGAACCTGAAGGATGCCAAAACTTTACGAGTAGCCAAAGCGATCTACAAAAGGTACATTGAGAACAACAGCATTGTCTCCAAGCAGCTGAAGCCTGCCACCAAGACCTACATAAGAGATGGCATCAAGAAGCAGCAGATTGATTCCATCATGTTTGACCAGGCGCAGACCGAGATCCAGTCGGTGATGGAGGAAAATGCCTACCAGATGTTTTTGACTTCTGATATATACCTCGAATATGTGAGGAGTGGGGGAGAAAACACAGCTTACATGAGTAATGGGGGACTCGGGAGCCTAAAGGTCGTGTGTGGCTATCTCCCCACCTTGAATGAAGAAGAGGAGTGGACTTGTGCCGACTTCAAGTGCAAACTTTCGCCAACTGTGGTTGGCTTGTCCAGCAAAACTCTGAGGGCGACGGCGAGTGTGAGGTCCACGGAAACTGTTGACAGTGGATACAG GTCCTTCAAGAGGAGCGATCCTGTTAATCCTTATCATGTAGGTTCCGGCTATGTCTTTGCACCAGCCACCAGTGCCAACGACAGTGAGATATCCAGCGATGCGCTGACGGATGATTCCATGTCCATGACGGACAGCAGTGT AGATGGAATTCCTCCTTATCGTGTGGGGAGTAAGAAACAGCTCCAGAGAGAAATGCATCGCAGTGTGAAGGCCAATGGTCAAGTGTCTCTACCTCATTTCCCG AGAACCCACCGCCTGCCCAAGGAGATGACCCCCGTGGAACCCGCCACCTTTGCGGCTGAGCTGATCTCGAGGCTGGAGAAGCTGAAGCTGGAGTTGGAGAGCCGCCACAGCCTGGAGGAGCGCTTGCAGCAGATCCGAGAG GATGAAGAGAAGGAGGGCTCCGAGCTCACACTCAATTCTCGGGAGGGGGCGCCCACGCAGCACCCCCTCTCCCTACTGCCCTCCGGCAGCTACGAGGAAGACCCGCAGACGATACTGGACGATCACCTGTCCAGGGTCCTGAAGACCCCTGGCTGCCAGTCCCCGGGCGTAGGCCGCTATAGCCCCCGCTCCCGCTCTCcggaccaccaccaccaccaccaccattcgCAGTACCACTCCCTGCTCCCGCCCGGTGGCAAGCTGCCTCCCGCGGCCGCCTCACCGGGCGCTTGTCCCCTCCTCGGGGGCAAGGGCTTTGTGACCAAGCAGACGACGAAGCATGTCCACCACCACTACATCCACCACCACGCCGTCCCCAAGACCAAGGAGGAGATCGAGGCGGAGGCCACGCAGCGGGTGCACTGCTTCTGCCCTGGGGGCCCGGAGTATTACTGCTACTCGAAATGCAAAAGCCACCCCAAGGCCCTGGAAACCATGCCCGGCGAGCAGTTTGG TGCCCAAAGCACAAAAAAGGCCTACCCCTTGGAGTCTGCCCGCTCGTCTCCAGGCGAACGAGCCAGCCGGCACCATCTGTGGGGGGGCAACAGCGCGCACCCCCGCACCACCCCCCGTGCCCACCTGTTCACCCAGGACCCTGCGATGCCTCCCCTGACGCCACCCAACACGCTGGCTCAGCTGGAGGAGGCCTGTCGCAGGCTGGCTGAGGTGTCAAAGCCCCCAAAGCAGCG GTGCTGTGTGGCCAGTCAGCAGAGGGACAGGAATCACTCAGCCACTGTTCAGGCGGGAGCCACGCCCTTCTCCAATCCAAGCCTGGCTCCAGAAGA TCACAAAGAGCCAAAGAAACTGGCAGGTGTCCATGCGCTCCAGGCCAGTGAGTTGGTTGTCACTTACTTTTTCTGTGGGGAAGAAATTCCATACCGGAGGATGCTGAAGGCTCAGAGCTTGACCCTGGGCCACTTTAAAGAGCAGCTCAGCAAAAAGGGAAATTATAG
- the LOC105469022 gene encoding axin-2 isoform X2 has product MSSAMLVTRLPDPSSSFREDAPRPPVPGEEGETPPCQLGVGKGQVTKPVPVSSNTRRNEDGLGEPEGRASPDSPLTRWTKSLHSLLGDQDGAYLFRTFLEREKCVDTLDFWFACNGFRQMNLKDAKTLRVAKAIYKRYIENNSIVSKQLKPATKTYIRDGIKKQQIDSIMFDQAQTEIQSVMEENAYQMFLTSDIYLEYVRSGGENTAYMSNGGLGSLKVVCGYLPTLNEEEEWTCADFKCKLSPTVVGLSSKTLRATASVRSTETVDSGYRSFKRSDPVNPYHVGSGYVFAPATSANDSEISSDALTDDSMSMTDSSVDGIPPYRVGSKKQLQREMHRSVKANGQVSLPHFPRTHRLPKEMTPVEPATFAAELISRLEKLKLELESRHSLEERLQQIREDEEKEGSELTLNSREGAPTQHPLSLLPSGSYEEDPQTILDDHLSRVLKTPGCQSPGVGRYSPRSRSPDHHHHHHHSQYHSLLPPGGKLPPAAASPGACPLLGGKGFVTKQTTKHVHHHYIHHHAVPKTKEEIEAEATQRVHCFCPGGPEYYCYSKCKSHPKALETMPGEQFGGSRGSTLPKRNGKGTEPGLALPAREGGAPGGAGAMQLPREEGDRSQDVWQWMLESERQSKPKPHSAQSTKKAYPLESARSSPGERASRHHLWGGNSAHPRTTPRAHLFTQDPAMPPLTPPNTLAQLEEACRRLAEVSKPPKQRHKEPKKLAGVHALQASELVVTYFFCGEEIPYRRMLKAQSLTLGHFKEQLSKKGNYRYYFKKASDEFACGAVFEEIWEDETVLPMYEGRILGKVERID; this is encoded by the exons ATGAGTAGCGCTATGTTGGTGACTCGCCTCCCGGACCCCAGCAGCAGCTTCCGTGAGGATGCCCCGCGGCCCCCAGTGCCAGGGGAAGAAGGGGAGACCCCACCGTGTCAGCTAGGGGTGGGCAAGGGCCAGGTCACCAAACCTGTGCCTGTCTCTTCCAACACCAGGCGGAACGAAGACGGGTTGGGGGAGCCGGAGGGGCGGGCATCTCCGGATTCCCCTCTGACCCGGTGGACCAAGTCCTTACACTCCTTGTTGGGCGATCAAGACGGTGCTTACCTGTTCCGGACTTTCCTGGAGAGGGAGAAATGCGTGGATACCTTAGACTTCTGGTTTGCCTGCAATGGCTTCAGGCAGATGAACCTGAAGGATGCCAAAACTTTACGAGTAGCCAAAGCGATCTACAAAAGGTACATTGAGAACAACAGCATTGTCTCCAAGCAGCTGAAGCCTGCCACCAAGACCTACATAAGAGATGGCATCAAGAAGCAGCAGATTGATTCCATCATGTTTGACCAGGCGCAGACCGAGATCCAGTCGGTGATGGAGGAAAATGCCTACCAGATGTTTTTGACTTCTGATATATACCTCGAATATGTGAGGAGTGGGGGAGAAAACACAGCTTACATGAGTAATGGGGGACTCGGGAGCCTAAAGGTCGTGTGTGGCTATCTCCCCACCTTGAATGAAGAAGAGGAGTGGACTTGTGCCGACTTCAAGTGCAAACTTTCGCCAACTGTGGTTGGCTTGTCCAGCAAAACTCTGAGGGCGACGGCGAGTGTGAGGTCCACGGAAACTGTTGACAGTGGATACAG GTCCTTCAAGAGGAGCGATCCTGTTAATCCTTATCATGTAGGTTCCGGCTATGTCTTTGCACCAGCCACCAGTGCCAACGACAGTGAGATATCCAGCGATGCGCTGACGGATGATTCCATGTCCATGACGGACAGCAGTGT AGATGGAATTCCTCCTTATCGTGTGGGGAGTAAGAAACAGCTCCAGAGAGAAATGCATCGCAGTGTGAAGGCCAATGGTCAAGTGTCTCTACCTCATTTCCCG AGAACCCACCGCCTGCCCAAGGAGATGACCCCCGTGGAACCCGCCACCTTTGCGGCTGAGCTGATCTCGAGGCTGGAGAAGCTGAAGCTGGAGTTGGAGAGCCGCCACAGCCTGGAGGAGCGCTTGCAGCAGATCCGAGAG GATGAAGAGAAGGAGGGCTCCGAGCTCACACTCAATTCTCGGGAGGGGGCGCCCACGCAGCACCCCCTCTCCCTACTGCCCTCCGGCAGCTACGAGGAAGACCCGCAGACGATACTGGACGATCACCTGTCCAGGGTCCTGAAGACCCCTGGCTGCCAGTCCCCGGGCGTAGGCCGCTATAGCCCCCGCTCCCGCTCTCcggaccaccaccaccaccaccaccattcgCAGTACCACTCCCTGCTCCCGCCCGGTGGCAAGCTGCCTCCCGCGGCCGCCTCACCGGGCGCTTGTCCCCTCCTCGGGGGCAAGGGCTTTGTGACCAAGCAGACGACGAAGCATGTCCACCACCACTACATCCACCACCACGCCGTCCCCAAGACCAAGGAGGAGATCGAGGCGGAGGCCACGCAGCGGGTGCACTGCTTCTGCCCTGGGGGCCCGGAGTATTACTGCTACTCGAAATGCAAAAGCCACCCCAAGGCCCTGGAAACCATGCCCGGCGAGCAGTTTGG CGGCAGCAGAGGCAGTACCTTGCCCAAACGCAATGGGAAAGGCACGGAGCCGGGCCTGGCCCTGCCCGCCAGGGAAGGAGGGGCCCCCGGCGGAGCTGGGGCCATGCAACTTCCCCGGGAGGAAGGAGACAGGTCGCAGGATGTCTGGCAGTGGATGCTGGAGAGTGAGCGGCAGAGCAAGCCCAAGCCCCATAG TGCCCAAAGCACAAAAAAGGCCTACCCCTTGGAGTCTGCCCGCTCGTCTCCAGGCGAACGAGCCAGCCGGCACCATCTGTGGGGGGGCAACAGCGCGCACCCCCGCACCACCCCCCGTGCCCACCTGTTCACCCAGGACCCTGCGATGCCTCCCCTGACGCCACCCAACACGCTGGCTCAGCTGGAGGAGGCCTGTCGCAGGCTGGCTGAGGTGTCAAAGCCCCCAAAGCAGCG TCACAAAGAGCCAAAGAAACTGGCAGGTGTCCATGCGCTCCAGGCCAGTGAGTTGGTTGTCACTTACTTTTTCTGTGGGGAAGAAATTCCATACCGGAGGATGCTGAAGGCTCAGAGCTTGACCCTGGGCCACTTTAAAGAGCAGCTCAGCAAAAAGGGAAATTATAG